The Rhododendron vialii isolate Sample 1 chromosome 8a, ASM3025357v1 genome has a window encoding:
- the LOC131298606 gene encoding uncharacterized protein LOC131298606, whose product MDKSVYASISGKASPKDDFPLTHIDVLVDNIAGHVMFLFMDGFSNYNQILMAPEDREKTTFIIEWGTYCYLVMPAFGLKNAGPTYQRAATTILHDMMHKENPPVLMPPVPGKPLILYLSVNPSSMGCLLAQEGDKGVEKAIYYLSKKMVGCEECYTALEKTCWALVWVSIKLRHYMLTYPVKLISRMDPLKFLFEKPTLTGKLARWLLLLAEFDLEYITRKSVEGRTVAEILAEHPVDGPEDSDFVFPDEEVLTVVKDVWTLYFDGSANQKGYGIKAALTLGVEKLEVIGDSNLVVSQAKGDWKVREEKLKPYHQDLEDLIPRFNNVTFTHIPRLKNKFADALATLTSMVELSLGVKLRPILIKQRDCPAYQLAAQYILCGGKLYKRSHCGMHKLCVNSSEAVKIMVEVHEGVCGPHMSGVMLARKILRHGYFWSTMESQCVDYV is encoded by the exons atggacaaatccgTGTATGCGTCGATTTCAGGGAAAGCAAGTCCTAAAGATGATTTTCCCTTAACACATATCGATGTGCTTGTTGATAATATAGCAGGGCATGTCATGTTTTTGTTCATGGATGGCTTCTCAAATTATaatcagattctcatggcaccagaagaccgtgagaaaacGACGTTCATCAttgaatgggggacttactgcTATTTGGTTATGCCGGcctttggtttgaagaatgctggtCCTACTTATCAGCGCGCTGCTACGACCATTTtacacgacatgatgcacaaagag AATCCTCCGGTTCTCATGCCGCCGGTTCCCGGGAAACCCttgatactttatttgtctGTGAATCCTTCATCTATGGGGTGTTTACTAGCTCAAGAAGGAGATAAGGGTGTCGAAAAAGCCATTTATTACTtaagcaagaagatggtcggatgTGAAGAATGCTACACAGCtttggaaaagacatgttgggctcttgtttgggTTTCTAtaaagttgagacactacatgctcaCTTATCCAGTGAAGTtaatttctcgaatggatcctctaaAGTTTCTGTTTGAGAAGCCAACgcttactggtaagttagcacgttggttgctcttatTGGCGGAATTTGACCTCGAGTACATTACAAGGAAATCTGTCGAGGGGCGAACAGTTGCGGAAATTTTGGCTGAACACCCTGTTGATGGACCAGAGGACtcagatttcgtgttcccagatgaggaagtgctaacagttgtcaaAGATGTGTGGACACTCTACTTTGATGGgtcggccaatcagaaaggatacGGAATCAAA GCTGCTCTCACCCTCGGCGTGGAAAAACTCGAGGTCATTGGTGATTCTAATCTTGTTGTGTCTCAGGCTAAAGGGGACTGGAAAGTTCGCGAAGAAAAATTGAAGCCTTATCATCAAGACTTGGAAGATCTTATTCCTCGTTTTAACAACGTTACCTTCACTCACATTCCCCGCTTGAAGAATAAATTTGCCGATGCCTTGGCAACTTTGACCTCTATGGTCGAACTTTCTTTGGGTGTCAAACTCCGCCCTATTCTGATCAAACAACGGGACTGTCCTGCCTAtca GCTGGCCGCCCAGTATATTCTTTGTGGAGGGAAGTTATACAAGAGATCacattgtgggatgcacaaacTCTGTGTCAATAGTTCTGAAGCCGTAAAGATCATGGTAGAAGTTCATGAAGGAGTTTGTggtcctcatatgagtggtgtcatgcttgctaggaagaTCCTACGACATGGTTACTTCTGGTCTACCATGGagtctcagtgtgtggattatgtatGA